One segment of Kogia breviceps isolate mKogBre1 chromosome 14, mKogBre1 haplotype 1, whole genome shotgun sequence DNA contains the following:
- the FAM83D gene encoding protein FAM83D, whose translation MALRSDGLEELPAAFLSPCGPPNPAELYSEERRLALEELVAGGPDAFAAFLRRERLGRFLNPDEVRAILGAAERPGEEGAAAGAEDSFGSSHDCSSGTYFPEQSDLEPPLLELGWPSFYKGAYRGATRVEAHFQPRCMGARGPYGCKDALRQQLRSAREVIAVVMDVFTDIDIFRDLQEICRQRGVAVYILLDQTLLSQFLDMCMDMKVHPEEEKLMTVRTITGNIYYARSGTKIVGKVHEKFTLIDGIRVATGSYSFTWTDGKLNSSNLVILSGQVVEHFDLEFRILYAQSKPISSQLLSSFRISGRFDHLIDQKPLCKELTLGNLLRLRLARLSSSPRKAKPGCEEGPAEAGRKDSEASTISEEGCFSSRRDGPEGGRVTDAATQTEPGEETPAVSRSDVGTQASMATACTGTQTDMNKNVLSFLGTQAKEGSAVSKMSVSRASSLRSSASLSSQGSVASSIGSQTSLRANDVVTPGHPRYWSTPHLDLCSRDSFRKLTIERQCHFAGIRSRLNHALAMLSRRTFLTENYLSFNSGSFARSSANLLSVREVTLYPSYQ comes from the exons ATGGCTCTGCGGTCCGATGGTCTGGAAGAACTGCCCGCAGCCTTCCTGTCGCCGTGCGGGCCGCCCAACCCGGCCGAGCTGTACAGCGAGGAGCGGCGCTTGGCGCTCGAGGAGCTGGTGGCGGGCGGCCCCGATGCTTTCGCGGCCTTCCTGCGACGCGAGCGCCTCGGCCGCTTCCTAAACCCCGACGAGGTGCGCGCCATCCTAGGCGCGGCCGAGCGGCCCGGCGAGGAGGGCGCGGCAGCGGGGGCCGAGGACTCCTTCGGCTCGTCGCACGACTGCTCCTCCGGCACCTACTTCCCCGAGCAGTCGGACCTGGAGCCGCCGCTGCTGGAGCTCGGCTGGCCCTCCTTCTATAAGGGCGCCTACCGCGGGGCCACGCGCGTCGAGGCTCACTTCCAGCCCCGCTGCATGGGCGCCCGCGGCCCCTATGGCTGCAAGGACGCGCTGCGCCAGCAGCTCCGCTCGGCGCGAGAG GTGATTGCAGTGGTTATGGATGTTTTCACGGACATCGACATCTTCCGAGACCTGCAGGAAATCTGTCGGCAACGGGGAGTTGCTGTCTACATCCTTCTGGACCAGACCCTGCTCTCTCAGTTTTTGGATATGTGCATGGATATGAAAGTTCATCCTGAAGAGGAAAAG CTGATGACAGTTCGGACGATTACAGGAAATATTTACTATGCAAGGTCAGGAACTAAAATTGTTGGGAAGGTTCATGAAAAGTTCACACTGATCGATGGCATTCGTGTGGCTACAGGCTCCTACAG TTTTACATGGACGGATGGCAAATTAAACAGCAGCAACCTGGTCATTCTGTCCGGCCAAGTGGTTGAACATTTTGACCTAGAGTTCCGAATCCTGTACGCACAGTCAAAGCCCATCAGCTCCCAACTCCTATCCAGCTTCCGGATCAGCGGTAGGTTTGACCATCTCATCGACCAGAAACCACTGTGCAAGGAGCTCACGCTGGGCAACCTGCTGCGGCTACGGCTGGCCAGGCTCTCGAGCAGCCCCAGGAAGGCCAAGCCGGGCTGTGAGGAGGGCCCAGCAGAGGCCGGGCGCAAGGACTCTGAGGCCTCCACCATCAGTGAGGAGGGCTGCTTCAGCAGCCGCAGAGACGGGCCGGAGGGCGGGAGGGTGACCGATGCCGCCACTCAGACGGAGCCAGGAGAGGAGACGCCCGCCGTGAGCAGGAGTGACGTGGGGACACAAGCCAGCATGGCCACGGCATGCACTGGCACCCAGACTGACATGAACAAGAACGTTCTCTCCTTTCTGGGAACCCAGGCTAAAGAGGGGTCAGCAGTATCAAAGATGTCTGTGTCGCGAGCCTCCAGTTTGAGGTCTTCCGCCTCTCTGTCCTCCCAAGGCTCTGTGGCCAGCTCCATCGGCTCCCAGACTTCCCTCAGAGCCAATGACGTCGTCACACCTGGACACCCCAGGTACTGGAGCACCCCCCACTTGGATCTGTGCTCTAGAGACTCATTCAGAAAGTTGACTATAGAGCGGCAGTGTCACTTCGCTGGAATCAGGTCCCGGCTCAACCATGCGCTGGCCATGCTTTCAAGGAGAACGTTCCTTACTGAAAACTACCTCAGTTTTAATTCTGGAAGTTTTGCCAGATCATCAGCTAATTTGCTGTCTGTTAGAGAAGTCACGCTTTATCCCTCCTATCAGTGA